One Aureibacillus halotolerans DNA segment encodes these proteins:
- a CDS encoding GNAT family N-acetyltransferase: MTTTLSRETLQDSVEFQLFRIQQNVKDIAKETDKEVIGFEQDKNDQWVVVSIKEVERTFHLLLHSCQSAYRGHWDFSLMGEYLEDGSLWISDIRGDANQGLGSICMEYVKEKAQQENCWGIQGNISKRDWDHIDRLRHFYEKHGFSIELDSQNHQGIVYWQAA, from the coding sequence ATGACGACAACATTGTCTCGCGAAACTCTTCAAGACTCTGTAGAGTTTCAGCTTTTTCGCATTCAACAAAATGTAAAAGACATCGCCAAAGAAACCGACAAGGAAGTCATTGGCTTTGAACAGGATAAAAATGACCAATGGGTCGTTGTTTCAATAAAAGAGGTTGAACGAACGTTTCATTTGCTCCTTCATTCCTGTCAATCTGCTTACCGTGGCCATTGGGACTTTTCCTTAATGGGCGAGTACTTGGAGGATGGGTCTCTTTGGATCAGTGATATTCGCGGGGATGCCAATCAAGGACTTGGCTCGATTTGTATGGAGTATGTGAAGGAAAAAGCCCAACAAGAAAATTGTTGGGGCATTCAGGGGAACATCTCAAAACGGGATTGGGACCATATTGACAGGTTGCGCCATTTTTATGAGAAGCACGGCTTTTCGATTGAGCTCGATAGCCAAAACCATCAAGGAATCGTTTATTGGCAGGCAGCATAA
- a CDS encoding class I SAM-dependent methyltransferase encodes MKQNKYDQPDFFSAYSQMPRSAKGLEAAGEWHAFQSMLPELHGKRVLDLGCGFGWHCRYAREQGASHVVGVDISEKMLERAKEMTNDDKIQYHRSSMESIKFKEGSFDVVISSLAFHYVQDIATLFEEIHRVLSPDGALVFSMEHPIFTSRADQDWTYNEAGEIRHWPVDHYQEEGIRHTSFLTNDVIKYHRTSATLINTLLSAGFQLKEIQEPQPTKEMMAAQPTMKEESRRPMFLLLSALK; translated from the coding sequence GTGAAACAAAACAAATACGATCAACCCGACTTTTTTTCAGCCTACAGTCAAATGCCGCGGTCTGCTAAAGGCTTAGAAGCCGCCGGTGAGTGGCACGCTTTTCAATCAATGCTCCCAGAACTGCACGGAAAGCGAGTCCTTGATCTTGGTTGTGGTTTTGGATGGCATTGCCGTTATGCTCGCGAACAAGGCGCTTCGCACGTAGTTGGTGTCGATATCTCTGAAAAAATGTTGGAGCGTGCCAAAGAGATGACAAACGATGACAAAATTCAATACCACCGTTCCTCCATGGAGAGTATTAAATTTAAAGAAGGCTCCTTTGATGTCGTCATTAGCTCGCTCGCCTTTCATTACGTTCAGGACATTGCTACGCTGTTCGAAGAGATCCATCGTGTGCTTTCTCCTGACGGGGCTCTCGTGTTTTCCATGGAACACCCGATATTCACTTCTAGGGCCGATCAGGATTGGACATACAATGAAGCAGGTGAAATACGCCATTGGCCGGTCGATCACTACCAAGAGGAAGGCATTCGTCATACCTCCTTTTTGACGAACGATGTGATCAAATACCATCGAACCTCAGCTACGTTAATCAATACATTGTTATCCGCAGGATTCCAGCTTAAAGAAATACAGGAGCCGCAGCCAACAAAAGAAATGATGGCGGCTCAGCCAACGATGAAGGAAGAATCGCGGCGCCCCATGTTTCTCCTGCTCTCAGCTCTAAAATAA
- a CDS encoding ArsR/SmtB family transcription factor, producing the protein MKPMFTVTTHAQLKSLADPLRAKLMMRLIEKPFTGQQLSEIFSLSRANIHYHLKELEKNHLIKIVRKEEKNGILQKFYQSVARGFTPSAELLPHVEEVSETARQMFFQMTERTKAVLLSAPEQAFELKEDSVDPKDWPYVGSTWQVSVTDAQFQAWVAKYHSMMEELRELSRSPKVASKEEKIYYISTMAFEVDDLVLQDIKDLNEE; encoded by the coding sequence ATGAAACCAATGTTTACAGTAACGACACACGCTCAGCTAAAATCGTTGGCAGATCCTTTGCGAGCAAAGTTGATGATGCGATTGATTGAAAAGCCATTCACTGGCCAACAGCTTTCTGAGATCTTTAGTTTGTCGAGAGCTAATATTCACTATCATTTGAAAGAGTTAGAGAAAAATCACCTTATAAAGATTGTGAGAAAGGAAGAGAAAAACGGCATTTTGCAAAAGTTTTATCAATCCGTCGCACGAGGATTTACCCCTTCAGCGGAATTATTGCCACATGTTGAGGAAGTTAGTGAAACGGCAAGACAGATGTTTTTTCAAATGACGGAACGAACCAAAGCCGTGCTTCTTTCGGCGCCAGAACAAGCGTTTGAATTAAAAGAAGACAGTGTGGATCCGAAAGATTGGCCATATGTCGGTTCAACGTGGCAAGTGTCCGTAACGGATGCACAATTTCAAGCATGGGTGGCAAAATACCATTCCATGATGGAGGAGCTAAGAGAGTTATCAAGGAGCCCAAAAGTCGCTTCTAAAGAAGAGAAAATCTATTACATTTCTACAATGGCTTTTGAAGTGGATGATCTCGTTCTGCAGGATATTAAAGACTTGAATGAAGAGTAA